Part of the Bacteroidales bacterium genome, AGTAACCATTTCACTTTCAGCATCTAACATGGCGTCATCCATACAAACATCTAAAATCTGAGCACCACCTTCAACTTGATGTCGTGCTACACTTAAAGCCTCTTCGTATTTTTTTTCACGAATTAAACGGGCAAACTTACGAGATCCGCTAACATTAGTGCGCTCTCCGATATTTACAAAATTTACGTCTTTATTAATTTTTAAAGGCTCTAAGCCGCTTAATCGGGTTTCTGTTTTTTGTTTAGGACGTTTTCTGACGCTTGCTTTTTCTGCAAGTTTTGCCATTTCTCGTATATGATCCGGAGTTGTTCCGCAACAACCTCCAACAATATTGGCAAAATTATGATCTAAATAATCGTGGATATGATGTCCCATTTTTTCCGGACTTTCATCATATTCGCCAAACTGATTGGGTAAACCGGCATTGGGATGTACGCTCACATAAAAAGATGATTTTTCAGACAATTCTGCTAAATATGGTCGAAGTTGCTCTGCTCCTAAAGCGCAATTTAGTCCTACACTTAGTAAATCGACATGAGAAACGGAATTTAAAAACGCCTCTAAAGTCTGCCCGGAAAGCGTTCTGCCGCTGGCATCGGTAATAGTACCGGAAACCATAAGAGGAAGCTTTCTTTTTTCCTTTTCAAATAATTCTTCAAGTGCAAATAATGCCGATTTTGCATTTAAGGTATCAAAAATAGTTTCAATAAGAAAAACATCAACACCTCCATCGAAAAGAGCCTTAGCTTGTTGATAATAAAGATCTTTTAAGTCATCAAAACTTACCGCTCTATATCCGGGGTCGTTAACATCAGGAGATAAAGAAGCTGTTTTATTGGTTGGACCTAATACGCCTGCAACAAAGCGAGGTTTATCGGGATTTTTAGAACTGTATTTGTCTGCTGCCTTTCTGGCTATTTGAGCGGCAGCAAAATTAATATCGTAAACCAAATGCTCCATTTTATAATCTGCCAAAGAAATACGATTGGCATTAAAAGTGTTGGTTTCGATTATATCTGCTCCTGCTTCTAAATATTCCTCATGAATATTTTGTATAATATCGGCTTGAGTTAAACAAAGCAAATCGTTATTTCCTTTAACATTTACCGGCCAATCTGCAAATTGTTTTCCGCGAAAACCCTCTTCATTAAGCTCTTGATTTTGGATCATTGTTCCCATTGCTCCATCAAGAACCAAAACCCTCTTTTTTATTTCATCTTTTATATTGTTCATTCTTTTATTGTCCGATTGTTTAAATGCCAAATTTGATTTTGTGACATGTATTAGAGGAATATTTGAATTTACTGCAAAAGTACGGGATTTTTTTATCTGACAATAGAAGATGACCCTTAGAAATAAGAAGAGAAAGATTTATAAATAATGATTTAAAGGCTTTAAAGATATGGAGTGTTAAAAAACAAGCTCAAATTATCTTTTATATCTAAATCATCTGATTAGTGTGTCTGTCCTTTTCTTCTTATTTTTGAAGAAAATTAGTGTATGAATCTTTTAATGGAAAATCAAAGCTTTTTAGTCTGTGGTGCGGCAAGTGGATTTGGTCGTGCAATTGCAGAAGCCTTGCTTGTAGAAGGTGCCAAAGTAATTGTTACAGCCCGAAGAGAAGCAGAACTGAAAAAGATAGCGGAGATAGCGCCGGATCGCGTACAGTATATCGTTGCCGATTTATTTAAGGAAGAAGATCAGGATAATTTATTGAGTAAAATCGACTTAAACCAATTAAGTGGTGTTGTAATAAATGCCGGTGGTCCACCGGCAAAGTCGTTTTTAGAAACTGAAATGGAAGATTGGGATAATGCTTATGTCAGTTTGGTAAAATGGAAAGTACGTCTAACCAAAAAAATTCTTCCGGCACTTATTGCAAATAAATATGGGCGATTGGTATTTGTGGAAAGCAAATCGGTAAAGCAACCTGTTGAGAATTTAGTATTGAGTAATTCGATGCGAATGGCCGTTGTTGGAATGGTTAAAACACTCTCGCAAGAAGTTGCACATCACGGAATCACAATGAATATTATGGCTCCGGGTTATCACGATACGCCGGCTATGCAACGTATTTTTGAAAAGAAAGCAAGCGTTAATAATATCAGTATTGCCGAAGCTCGAAAATCTATTGAATCGGAAATTGCTATGGGAAAGATGGGTAATCCAAAAGATTTTGCACAAATGGCGGTATTATTACTTTCTCCTGCATCCAATTTTATAAACGGACAAACAATAAGTGTTGAAGGCGGATTAATAAAAGGTGTTTTTGGATAAAAATAAAATATAATTGTTTGAGTAGATATCATAGAATGTATTTTTTATAAAAAAACAGTGATGACAAATTATTTTGAAAAATCATTTGAGTTGAGGTATTTCGAGATGAATAAATTTGGAGAAGCTTCTTCAACAACAATACTTACCTTATTGGAAGAAACTGCTGCCGAACATTGTTTTTCTATAAATCACAGTCTGTATCAACTTGAAAACCAGAATATAGGTTGGGTTTTAGTCTCCGGATTTCTTGAAATGGACCGTTATCCTAAGTATAAAGAAAAAATTATTATAAGAACATGGTTATCAAAATACTCCACCGTAACAGGAGTTAGAGAGAATATTATTTATGATGAGCAGGAACTTATTATTGGTAAGGCTAAAGGTTTATGGGTTTTCTTTAATATTGAGCGAAGAAGACCGGCTCGGATTTTGGACGATATAAAAGAAAAATGGTCTTTCTGTACGGAAGAAAGTATAGAACATAATATTTCTAAAAAGATACAGCCAATAGAATCGACAGAAAACACATTGAAATATAAAGTTTATCGTTTTGATGTTGATTCTAATAAACATGTAAATAATATTAGATACCTCCAATGGGTAACAGAATCTATTCCCGAGGAGGTAACGGATAATTATTATTTGCATTCTATTGACGGACGTTTTATAGCAGAGGCTCAATTGGGAGACACTATTAAGTCGTTTATCAAAAAAGATATTGAGAGTAATTCTTTTATACATACCATTAAAACACAAGACGATAAGGTTTGTGCAACTGCAAGAACTGTGTGGAAAAAGAGGGGAGATGCAATAACAAATAAATTTTAACGCTCTTTTGAATAAAGATAGT contains:
- a CDS encoding SDR family oxidoreductase, producing MNLLMENQSFLVCGAASGFGRAIAEALLVEGAKVIVTARREAELKKIAEIAPDRVQYIVADLFKEEDQDNLLSKIDLNQLSGVVINAGGPPAKSFLETEMEDWDNAYVSLVKWKVRLTKKILPALIANKYGRLVFVESKSVKQPVENLVLSNSMRMAVVGMVKTLSQEVAHHGITMNIMAPGYHDTPAMQRIFEKKASVNNISIAEARKSIESEIAMGKMGNPKDFAQMAVLLLSPASNFINGQTISVEGGLIKGVFG